AATTTGCTCCGCACCAGCGCCAAGAGTGCAGAGCTGATCAAGCACGCCTCCAATGCTTTCCTGGCCATGAAAATCTCCTTCATTAATGCCGTTGCCAGTGTCTGTGAAGCCGTGGGGGCGGACGTGGAGCAGGTGCGTGAGGGAATCGGCACAGATTCACGCATCGGTCGCCGCTTTCTTTCACCCGGTGTCGGATACGGCGGCTCCTGCTTCCCCAAGGATCTTCTGGCGTTCCGTTCCGTAGCCCGTGAGAACGGCTGCCACTTTGGGCTCCTCGATGAAACCGTAAGAGTGAATGAAGAGCAGCGCAACCGCTTCCTGCGCAAAGTGCGCAAAGCCCTCTGGACCTTAAAAGGCAAGAAGCTCGGCGTGCTTGGCTTGGCCTTCAAGAATGGTACTGACGATCTTCGAGAGTCGCCCGCCGTGTCCATTATTAAGTCGCTTCTTAAGGAAGGCTGCTCTGTCACCGCTTATGATCCGGCCGCAATGGAGCGAGCCGCAGAGGAATTCGGACCGAACAGCGCTGTGAAATTCGCCAGCGGCCCTTATGAAGCTCTGGAAGGCGCTGATGCCTGTCTGGTCCTCACCGAGTGGGAAGACTTTGCTGCTCTTGACCTTGCCCGAGTCAAGCAGTTGCTGCATTATCCCATTGTGGTGGACGGCAGAAACCTCTTTAAGCCGGCTTTGATGGAGACCGCAGGCCTTAATTACTACAGTGTGGGACGCCCTGACGTTGTAGGCGAGCGCGCGGTCACGATCAAGGCTTCTTTAAAAGCAGAAGCAGCAAAACAGAACGAAGCAGCCTAGATTTTATGCGGAGGCCGTGAAAGCGCGGTTTCACGGTTCTTCGCCAAGACCCAGGCAATAAGAACGCAGTCAGTAAAAAAGTTTCTCTGGAGTTGGGCCATGCTTTCCGTTGTAGTTCCAATTTATAACGAAGAAGAAAACATTCCTGCTTTTCACACCGCGATACGCTCCGTGATGGAGGGTATGGAAGAGCACTGGGAGGTCATTTACGTTAACGATGGCAGCCGGGACAAGTCACTCTCACTGCTGGTAGAGATTCAACAGCGCGATCCGCGCGTAAGTGTGGTGGAGTTTTCGCGCAACTTTGGCCATCAGGCGGCCCTCACCGCGGGACTCCAAGTTGCCAAGGGCGACGCCATTATGCTGATGGACGGCGACTTCCAGGATCCGCCGGAAGTCCTGCCTCGCATGGTCAAAGCGTGGAAAGATGGCGCGAAAGTAGTCATTGCCGAGCGTTCTAGCCGCGCGGAAACCGGACTTCGCGGCAAGCTCTTTCCCCTGTTTTACAAAGTCATGGGCCTGATCTCGGATTTCCCCATCCCTCTGAATGCGGGGATTTTTGGCCTGCTGGACCGCCAGGCAGCCGATGCAATCAATAATCTTTCAGAAGGAAACCGCTATCTTCCCGGGCTGCGCGCATGGGTGGGCTTTCCGACGGCAATCGTCTATTACGAGCGCGCCGGACGGGCCGCGGGCGAAGCCAAACAAACGCTTCCCAAGCTCTTCAAGTACGCCATGGATGCGATTTTCAGCTTCAGCTATAAGCCCTTGCGGCTGGGAATGGTCCTGGGCGGAATAGTGCTGGCTTTTACGCTGTTTCTCTCTCTAGTGAATTTAGGCAATACCGTTTTCCATCTGAAATATTTCGGCATAATCCCGGGAGCGGGACACATTGGCACTCTTCTCGCCATTCTATTTCTGGGAAGCGTCCAGCTCATTTGCACGGGATTGCTGGGTGAATACATCGGCCGGATCTATGATGAAGTCCGCCGCCGCCCGCTTTATCTGGTTCATAAGCTTCATCAGTCAGAGGCAGAGGGCGTGCTGGTTTACAAGACGGAGAAAGTG
The genomic region above belongs to Terriglobia bacterium and contains:
- a CDS encoding UDP-glucose/GDP-mannose dehydrogenase family protein translates to MRIAVVGSGYVGLVAGACFAELGHQVVLVDNDERKLAELQRGECPIHEKFLPELLERHRGKSLDFTGDLADAVRRSQLIFIAVGTPPKDDGDADLSYVESVAQGIACAIDDYKVVVEKSTVPVYTNSWVRKIMLLNGAPAELFDVASNPEFLREGTAVADFLYPDRIVVGADSDRCADLLAEAYQPLVDGSYFKKPDAIPGPVTGPFKANLLRTSAKSAELIKHASNAFLAMKISFINAVASVCEAVGADVEQVREGIGTDSRIGRRFLSPGVGYGGSCFPKDLLAFRSVARENGCHFGLLDETVRVNEEQRNRFLRKVRKALWTLKGKKLGVLGLAFKNGTDDLRESPAVSIIKSLLKEGCSVTAYDPAAMERAAEEFGPNSAVKFASGPYEALEGADACLVLTEWEDFAALDLARVKQLLHYPIVVDGRNLFKPALMETAGLNYYSVGRPDVVGERAVTIKASLKAEAAKQNEAA
- a CDS encoding glycosyltransferase family 2 protein, with the translated sequence MLSVVVPIYNEEENIPAFHTAIRSVMEGMEEHWEVIYVNDGSRDKSLSLLVEIQQRDPRVSVVEFSRNFGHQAALTAGLQVAKGDAIMLMDGDFQDPPEVLPRMVKAWKDGAKVVIAERSSRAETGLRGKLFPLFYKVMGLISDFPIPLNAGIFGLLDRQAADAINNLSEGNRYLPGLRAWVGFPTAIVYYERAGRAAGEAKQTLPKLFKYAMDAIFSFSYKPLRLGMVLGGIVLAFTLFLSLVNLGNTVFHLKYFGIIPGAGHIGTLLAILFLGSVQLICTGLLGEYIGRIYDEVRRRPLYLVHKLHQSEAEGVLVYKTEKVLAAVQDSAA